From Quercus robur chromosome 8, dhQueRobu3.1, whole genome shotgun sequence:
AATACTCATTCCTTGGAAAATGATTTGCGGACAAAATTTTTCCACCAATTTCCAACTAGTATAATTTTGTGTAATTACAAAAAAGTCATATCCTTTTGAGATTTTTGAACACGAAATAATAACATAAGGGAACAATATCCTCAATTGCTACAAAATACTTAATAGTTCAGTTGGATCAAGGTATTTAAAAAGAAGGATCtggatttcattttttaatttaaattatttgaataaaatatgaaatgacatttttttattgatgaaatcTATTGACAGTTTTACGCTTTACTAGATTTGAAATAAATAGTTGAAGATGTCATTTCAAATCCAgaatattacatgtatttttacttGAGAAAAACTCATCATATATTGTTAAATTTCTATAAAGCAATTATACCAATAATCGCCTTTCAAATCCCTTGATTTATATAAAGCAATTTCTATATGTTCATTACACCTTATAATAGCTGATACCACCTTCTTTAATTGCTGATGACATATCAACATCATCCTGATATcactaaaatttttcttctaatgcgaataattaaataaataaagtacaTTATTACAAAACATAGCTAATGTTGTCATGGCCATCAATTATACGATTACAACTGGAATTGTTGCACCATCTGATAATCTTCTGTTTAACTTTATAGGCACATTGGAAGACATCCAAATCAAATGTCTTCATGAGGATGGAGGAAAATGCTATAACTCAGAAATGACATTAGGTGTCCAGAGTGTTGAGAGGAAAATACTGGTGCCAAAGGCTTGCAAGTTCTGTAGCACTTGtggtgttgggaaatttagCTTTGGTTTTTGGTTATTACTACATAATTTGTGAGTGTGTAAAATGAGTTGAAAACTGAAGATTATGTTCACGGTACAAGACTGCATACTTTGGTCAAGCAAAATCCAGAGCTTGGTAGAGCAAAAATGAAGTTCAAGTAGAAAGTTTTATTAGTCACTCAGTAGACATTCAGCTGAGTGAACTTATTATGGAATGCCATTGATAGTTTGGTAATCATGGCAAGCCCGTTTGACTTCCCTCAAAATCAGGTGTTTCCAGTGCAGAGACATGGCATGCTATCAGGTTTATGCTTCCAAAGTTTGAGTGGTCTAGGCTTTTCTAGTTTTCAATGATAATTTCTAGACAAACTTCCATTATGTCGTTAGCACTCAAGAATAGACTAActacaagagagagagagagagagagagagagagagatactgaTTCAGTGGGATACTTGGGAGATGCTGAGATACAGTCTGTCTTCTTTTTTGAGTGCCCTTTCACTAGCAGACTTTGAAAAGAGGTCATGAAGCTATGTCAGTGCagtagacaagaaaaaaaagctGGGAAGGGATTGTTAATTGAATGGGTTAAAATATTGGAAAGGAGAAAAATCTAGAGGCTACTTTGTGTAAAATTGATTTGGGATAACAAACAATGTACCACTTATTATGTTCTCAAAGAAGTCTCTGACTATTCATGGAGGGCAAACTAAAGCTAGGGAGAGCATTATGGAGATCATAAAATGGGATTTCAGAGTTTTGATTGCTGGAACAGAGAGAGAAGattgaaaactttgttttggATAGTacactttgtttttgttgaggGATTTCTGTCTCTATACTTGAGTGGAAATATACAAGTAGTTTTGTAGTGTTATTGGGTTTTGCCTATTAGTTACGTGTACTTTGCGGTGCAGAGTGCCTTGTCGTCTTGAGGTGCCTACAGTAGTGTGTTCTGTTTTTTAAGTTGTATCTGTGATGtaattgtttgggtttttttaataaaaaattcttatttgGTCATTAAAAAAATCCCGAGTCAGGAGTTGTTTCAAATTAAGTCTTATACTTTGAgaagttttaaattaaaacctacacttctaaaaaatatttcaattcaCATCATAATCTCGTTACATGTAATATTGTTAGTGGAAAACTACAATTTACTACAGATTGTCACATAAAAGAACTTCAATTCGtcacatttttattatatatacaattaaaaaaactcTCTAGAAAGCCACTCCACCCTTCGATATGAAATTCTCCCTCTATTTTTCAACTTAGCTCTAAGCAAGCCTGGAGGAAATAGTAATCAACAGGCAAATAACCAGTAAAAGCATTTTACAAGGCCCAGCCAGTAGTTCGTTCTTACAAGCTACAACATAGATGAACCACTCATAATCagtaaaaattagtaaaaacatTTCAACCCAGTGGCAGTTCAATCCATCTAGAACacaaaaaactatatattaGAATTACTTATGGTGATAAGAATTATCTgtttaaagaaatataaagctCTACAAGGCAATACCTCCTGTCGCTTATCATTGTTCAGTGTCACAATCACATGTGCAAAGTACCTCAACCACAATCTCATTTGTTacctcaaaataaataaataaataaaaagcaacCACATTTGTATTAGTAATTTATTTTGGGGTACAATGTTATTATGAGTTGTGGATATGGTTAATACGTTCCTACAGCCATTGTTCTGTATCAGTTGAATATACTACAAAGGCTTGAGGCTTCAATCCAGTCAGACATCGCAATTATATGATAGCACAAAATCATGGTAAGTAAAACCACTCTTAATTTTTATTCACAAACTTGAAACATCTCAACATTTAACCCAATAACAACGATAATTTCCAATAAGATTGACTCAGCATATTAATACAAGTCACCAAAGTGTTGAAGTTTAGGCGAACTACCCCCAACAGGACAGTGAGATTGGTAGCACCAAAGATGCAAGTGCTTCCAAATTACATAAGGAAACCCAAACTTATTACAGGACTAATGTCTAGAACTAGGgcagaaaaatgtaatttaaaatagaaaagccCCTTatcaaaaggggaaaaaggCTACATGAAAATATAAACAAGACGTGGCAAGGAAAGACTCCTCTGCGGAGTAGTATATACAGCTCTACGCGGTGACAAAGGCTTCTGCATCCAAAGGGATAACAGTATTGGCATTGGGAAAATCAGTTCTCGGTCCAGCAAGGGAGTAATATGCAAGTATATGGGCTGGATGCTCAACTATCACGGTCTCCCCAACAGCATTGGGAACACCTCCTCGTCTAGCAGGAATTAACTCGATATTCCAGAATGGGCGAGCCATTGCCATAAGGTCGCTACCATTTGAAGATGCTCTATATCCTTGCACCCATAAATACCTCAGAGAAGTGAGTTGCAACACAGCATCAGCCAGTGCACGCTCACTGAAGATACAGCCCCTCATTTCTAGTTTTTGCAAGCTAGGACAGCCTTTAGCAAACTCCAAAAGCCCTGCATCAGACTCTCCAACAGAACCAAGAAGCATCCATCTCACATTTTGGCTGTACTTTCCAATATAACTGAGACCCAGATCAGTCAAACCCCCAGGTCGGACATAGAACGCAAACCTCCTAAGCTTTTCACAGCCCCTCAAAAGAGCTCGGACACCATCGTCAAGTGGCAAATCGCTTATCCTCTCTTCTCGGTCAAGCAGGACTAGGCGGAAATCACAAAGGTTTTTTGAGTAAGAGCCAATATATTCCAAAGAGGCATTTGTGATATCAGACACATAAACAGCCAAGTATTCCAGTTCTAGGCATCCCTGAGCCAAGGCAATCAATCCTCTTTGTGAAACTAGACCTTGTTCATCGTCCATTCCCTGCTCATCGGCACCTCGCTCAATCCTAAGCCTCTTTAGTCTCTTACAACTCTGAGCAAGAACTTCTAATCCTCTATCCCCAATAACATTCCTTGTCTGTActtaagaaaaacaaatttagatatatatataaaagtttcaATGCACTAAATACCCACTCCATTGAGCTGAACCATTATATAggatttttttaagaagttacATACAACCATTTTAAAGAATATGCACCTACATTTGTCATTTAGCATTGTTgtataatttctaattttttcccTACAGTTTacttgccatttttttttttttttggatgacaTAGGAGAACTTCACTCAGATTAATTGCACGTTGCAGAGCTATACAACAATCCTCAACAATTTACTTGCCAATGAAATAATTCAATTTGTGGTTACATAGGTGAAATCACAAACAGGAAATAGTACACTTGCGTAAAATCCTAGGAATTTGATCTTTTAAAACCAAGGTCAATATAGTCATTATAGAGAATAAAGTAACAGGGGATTCTAATGGAAGAAAAGGTTCCATAATAGTTGCAAATAATTCAGATaagaaaagcaaaaattaaAGTCTTTTGGAATGTGAGTTCCAGTTAGCAGAACGGATAAAGTCTCTTGCcaacaaataagaaatttgaggttCAAATCCCCTACTTACactaaaaatcaattggtgtcttggcctgatgataaagagaaaaataatttgcatctatcaaaaaacaattataaaaaaatttcaattaaaaaaaatgtttcggAATATCTACATATATAGTGccttaaaaattaagaaatatgatATAAGACATAACTCTGACCAATGAAAAGAAGTATACACACAGATAATGattaaaaaaggagaaaagatgAGAAGTGGTTTTATGGTTTTACCTCAAGAACTTCCAAGCTGGGGCACCTTTGAATTAACATACAATGGTCATCTGTGTCAAGGAGTGCATAGAGTAGATCCAACTTTTTGAGTTGGGATGCAAAAGGGAATACAATTGGAAATTCATTCTTCCCCATGTATGATAGACCCAAACGGCATAACTTTGGAGGTAATGACACAACTGAGTAATTTTCTGGTTGCTCATTGAAGGAACCCCCACAAAACTCTTCTAAAGCAGTTGCAATACGAAAGAAACCAAGGAGGTCCAAGATTTCTCGATCACTAATTTTCACAGAGATCAAGGAGCGGCAATTTCTAGCAATGAGTTCCAGGTCCTCATATCTGACCTGGGCAAGATCCgtcatataaaaatttaaagtttcaaGAACCGTGTTGTTCAAAGCAAGCTCATGTAGCCAGTCACCATCATTCTCAGCAATGAAGCTCTCCTccaaaaacaaagtttttaaATTCCTGAGAAAGCATATAAAGAATAATACATTAGTCATAATGACTATGGATCAGATCAGTGCTCCAGAATCAATAGCTTCTACCACTATGACAGCAAGCTGTGCTCACACATCCACCAAGTGAAACATGATAGTAGTAGCCCAAATTACAGGCATCATATACagttaacatatatataaatggtaGTGGGGGCAATCACATGATACATAAAAATGAGAACATAATTCTCAACTTAACAAAACTTATCTGAACTAATTGCAACCACTACATAAGTCATGTTTCTGCAAATCTAGAACATCACACTAATAGGTCAACATTTCTATATTGCTATCTCAtatcttcctccttttttttatcTGGTGGGACAAGCTCATTGTGACTAACTCATACAACATATTTCTAAAAtccatggaaaaaaaatagaagtgaaaagaagaaacaaagcataaagaaaACTTTCCAGGGTGTGAAATTctccaagaaaaacaaaattctacCAAGGTTTAAGCAGCATTGGAATCCCAGG
This genomic window contains:
- the LOC126697660 gene encoding coronatine-insensitive protein 1, producing MEDRSLNRMNSGMSDVVLGCVMPYIHDPKDRDAVSLVCKRWYELDALTRKHVTIALCYTTSPDRLRRRFRHLESLKLKGKPRAAMFNLIPEDWGGYVTPWVREIAESFNCLKSLHFRRMIVRDSDLELLARTRGRVLLALKLDKCSGFSTDGLLHIGRSCKNLKTLFLEESFIAENDGDWLHELALNNTVLETLNFYMTDLAQVRYEDLELIARNCRSLISVKISDREILDLLGFFRIATALEEFCGGSFNEQPENYSVVSLPPKLCRLGLSYMGKNEFPIVFPFASQLKKLDLLYALLDTDDHCMLIQRCPSLEVLETRNVIGDRGLEVLAQSCKRLKRLRIERGADEQGMDDEQGLVSQRGLIALAQGCLELEYLAVYVSDITNASLEYIGSYSKNLCDFRLVLLDREERISDLPLDDGVRALLRGCEKLRRFAFYVRPGGLTDLGLSYIGKYSQNVRWMLLGSVGESDAGLLEFAKGCPSLQKLEMRGCIFSERALADAVLQLTSLRYLWVQGYRASSNGSDLMAMARPFWNIELIPARRGGVPNAVGETVIVEHPAHILAYYSLAGPRTDFPNANTVIPLDAEAFVTA